One segment of Carya illinoinensis cultivar Pawnee chromosome 1, C.illinoinensisPawnee_v1, whole genome shotgun sequence DNA contains the following:
- the LOC122318440 gene encoding major allergen Pru ar 1-like has product MGVFTYETETTSVIPPAKLFKAFVLDGDNLVPKVVPQAIKSTEIIEGDGGPGTIKKINFGEGSQFKYVKHKIDAIDHANLSYGYSVIEGDALGDVLEKISYEIKIVASPDGGSILKSTSHYHIKGNHEIKAEEVKAGKEKAAGLFKAIEEYLLAHPDAYN; this is encoded by the exons ATGGGTGTCTTCACTTATGAAACAGAGACTACCTCAGTTATTCCACCGGCTAAGCTGTTCAAGGCCTTTGTCCTCGATGGTGACAACCTTGTTCCAAAAGTTGTACCTCAAGCCATCAAGAGTACTGAAATAATTGAAGGAGATGGAGGGCCAGGAACCATCAAGAAGATCAACTTCGGTGAAG GTAGCCAGTTCAAGTATGTGAAGCACAAGATCGATGCGATTGACCACGCAAACTTATCTTACGGCTACAGCGTGATTGAGGGCGATGCTCTGGGGGATGTTCTCGAGAAAATCTCTTACGAGATCAAGATAGTGGCTTCCCCTGATGGAGGATCCATCTTGAAGAGCACCAGCCACTACCACATCAAAGGCAACCACGAGATCAAGGCTGAGGAAGTTAAGGCTGGCAAAGAAAAGGCAGCTGGCCTTTTTAAGGCTATTGAGGAGTACCTCTTGGCACACCCTGATGCCTACAACTAA
- the LOC122318433 gene encoding 26S proteasome non-ATPase regulatory subunit 14 homolog: MSGMERLQRMFAGAGGALGHPPPDSPTLDSSEQVYISSLALLKMLKHGRAGVPMEVMGLMLGEFVDEYTVRVVDVFAMPQSGTGVSVEAVDHVFQTNMLDMLKQTGRPEMVVGWYHSHPGFGCWLSGVDINTQQSFEALNQRAVAVVVDPIQSVKGKVVIDAFRLINPQTMMLGQEPRQTTSNLGHLNKPSIQALIHGLNRHYYSIAINYRKNELEEKMLLNLHKKKWTDGLTLKRFDTHSKTNEQTVQEMLNLAIKYNKAVQEEDELPPEKLAIANVGRQDAKKHLEEHVSNLMSSNIIQTLGTMLDTVVF, encoded by the exons ATGTCCGGCATGGAGAGGTTGCAGCGAATGTTCGCCGGTGCAGGCGGTGCTTTGGGGCATCCGCCGCCGGACTCTCCCACCCTCGATTCGTCCGAGCAGGTCTATATCTCTTCCCTCGCGCTCCTAAAAATGCTCAAGCACg GAAGAGCTGGTGTTCCCATGGAGGTGATGGGTTTGATGCTGGGAGAGTTTGTGGATGAGTACACTGTTCGTGTTGTGGATGTCTTTGCAATGCCACAGAGCGGTACTGGGGTTAGCGTTGAGGCCGTTGATCACGTCTTCCAGACTAACATGCTCGATATGCTTAAACAGACCGGACG GCCCGAGATGGTTGTTGGGTGGTACCATTCACATCCTGGATTTGGATGTTGGCTCTCTGGAGTCGACATTAATACACAGCAG AGTTTTGAAGCTTTAAATCAACGAGCTGTGGCTGTGGTTGTGGATCCAATTCAGAGTGTGAAAGGGAAAGTAGTGATTGATGCATTTCGTCTGATTAACCCACAAACTATGATGCTTGGCCAAGAGCCACGACAGACAACGTCCAACCTTGGGCATCTTAATAAACCATCCATCCAA GCATTGATCCATGGGTTGAATCGGCATTATTACTCAATAGCAATTAATTACAGGAAGAATGAACTTGAGGAGAAGATGTTGCTTAACCTTCACAAGAAGAAATGGACTGATGGCTTAACACTTAAGCGATTTGACACCCATTCTAAAACTAATGAGCAGACTGTTCAG GAGATGCTTAACTTAGCTATTAAATACAACAAGGCAGTGCAGGAGGAAGATGAGCTGCCACCCGAAAAGCTTGCAATAGCAAATGTGGGAAGGCAGGATGCAAAGAAGCACCTTGAAGAACATGTCTCAAACTTGATGTCgtcaaatataattcaaactcTGGGAACTATGCTTGATACAGTTGTGTTCTAG